The Wansuia hejianensis genomic interval TCTGAGAAGCCTGTCACTTTTAGCTCTCCGATCACCCTCGGCTGATAGGGGTCTGACAGATCTACTGAAAACAGTGGGTCTGTGTTCCGGTATGTGACAAAGTATCCGGTATCCCCCATAAAACGGGCCGAATATATGCTCTCACCGGGAGCCATTCCCTCAATGCAGCCGGCAAGGCTTAGATCTTCCTCTAATATATACAGATTATTCTTTTCCTGGCCGGAACTATGATCCATGGAGGTTGTCAGCACGCGCAGGAAGCCTTCCTGTTCATTGATCGCAAATACATCCCGGATCGTCCCGTTAACTGCTGCCGCGCTTTCTGCTTTGATCTTCCCCTCATGGAATGTAAATTTTGCAAGATTAGTTGCATCTCCATTATATCCATAACTGATTTCCTGCAAAATTATGCTTCCGGTACTGATATAAGCGTCAGTACCATTACTCAGTATCATCTTCGTATCCGCCGCTTTTCCTGGCTTATCCCCACTGACTGAAGAGATAATCCATGCCAGGTTCCCTCCTCCTGCCGGCAGATAGCAGCTGCCGGCGGAAATCGGTTCGTCATTTACCTCTGGAAGCCATTCGGGTGCAGTCTCTTCTTTCTCATATACAGACTTGCTTCCCTCCGGCACTCCCAGATATTCTTTTGTAAACAGATAGACATAATCACCGACTCTTCTGGATGTCTGATAGGCGCCGTCCTGGGTGATGCTACCCTTCAGCACCGGATTGGTCCGGTCGGATATATCATAGGTCAGCAGCAGGGTTTTTTCCCTGCTTTCCAGGCTATATATTTCTGATGAATCCTCTTTAACACGAACGGCGTCCTTGCTGCCTGCCACTACTTGAAGGATATCGCCGTTCACGTACATGTCGTAAGCGGCCGCGGCTGAGCCAAGATTCTTCAGTGTTGTTACCGATACCAATTCCAGCTGCTCGTTCTCGGTTCTGACAATTTTAACCATGCGGCCGCTCAGTATATAAAGATAGCTTCCGTCATTTTTTACAATGTCTGCTTCGTCAACCCCTTCCACCTGCACATTCGTAGAAGAATAACCGTAGCATACGCTTTCAGCTCCATCTGCCCCGCCGGAGGTTGCGCCTGTGCCGGAGGTAAGCCCCCCGTCTGAACCTGAAGATTCAGATTCCATCTTCATGTCATCAGCCGCACGCTCCTCTTTCATCTCGCCGGCCTTCAGGCTGTCATAGATTTCTCCATAATCCTGTGCCTGCGTATACAAGCTGTTCATAGAAATGCGTTCCGCCTGTATTGCCATGCCGCCGCTTTTACTTTGGCCGCCAGACGCCTGTGCGCTGTCCTGTGTTCCTGCTGTGCTTCCAGATATCCCCTCCCCGCTCTCTGGCTCTGCCGCTGCGCTTTCCATAGGTGCGCTGGCCTTTGATGACGCGTCTCCAGAACTGCTCCCGGACATCAGGTATCTTCCGGCAGCCGCCACAATTCCAATGCATAGCAGCACGGCAGCAGCGCTGACAAGACTTTTCTTCCAGACGCTCCGGCGCTTGTTTCCTGTACCGCCGCCGCACTGTTCTGCAGCATTCATTTTTTTTATTATCTCCTCCGGTTTCAGGCAGTCCGGCACCTGGACGTCCTGTGCAGAAGCCCGAATCCGTTCTA includes:
- a CDS encoding beta-propeller domain-containing protein; protein product: MDENKLLERIRASAQDVQVPDCLKPEEIIKKMNAAEQCGGGTGNKRRSVWKKSLVSAAAVLLCIGIVAAAGRYLMSGSSSGDASSKASAPMESAAAEPESGEGISGSTAGTQDSAQASGGQSKSGGMAIQAERISMNSLYTQAQDYGEIYDSLKAGEMKEERAADDMKMESESSGSDGGLTSGTGATSGGADGAESVCYGYSSTNVQVEGVDEADIVKNDGSYLYILSGRMVKIVRTENEQLELVSVTTLKNLGSAAAAYDMYVNGDILQVVAGSKDAVRVKEDSSEIYSLESREKTLLLTYDISDRTNPVLKGSITQDGAYQTSRRVGDYVYLFTKEYLGVPEGSKSVYEKEETAPEWLPEVNDEPISAGSCYLPAGGGNLAWIISSVSGDKPGKAADTKMILSNGTDAYISTGSIILQEISYGYNGDATNLAKFTFHEGKIKAESAAAVNGTIRDVFAINEQEGFLRVLTTSMDHSSGQEKNNLYILEEDLSLAGCIEGMAPGESIYSARFMGDTGYFVTYRNTDPLFSVDLSDPYQPRVIGELKVTGFSEYLHFWGDDQLLGIGYETDPETGRTQGLKLSMFDISDPANMKEVNKYVLEDFSYSPALYNYKSVLAHAEKNVIGFAAQGDAEKGGKDSYLVFSYSQEEGFTCELKENLSEEAAGGQENIRGIYTGDSFYLVSPDSISSYNMKEGYTSIATLGLS